Part of the Candidatus Edwardsbacteria bacterium genome, GCTTGCAGGCGGGGGAATATTCTGCAAGTAAAAAAATGTTGATCTTGAAGTAATTATCACCATAAATCAGCGGGTTGTTAAAACAACAATCCGCTGATTTATTATTATTTGACATATGGGATAATTAATAGTAGAATACTTAACATATCATCATTGTGCTGAAGCAATATCATTACTATAATATTGTAAAGGAGAACAAGATGAAGCCAACTTTGTCCGCAGCCCTGACCGCACTGGGGGCCTTTTTTATTCTGGCCGCTCCGGCCCGGGCCGACTGGGCGACCACCACGGTGCCCTCGGGGACCCAACCCTATGCCGTGGCGGTGAACCCGGCAACCAACAAGATTTATGTGGCTAATCGTGCCAGCAACAACGTAACGGTTATAGACGGAGCCACCAATGCCACCACTACGGTGGTCGCAGGGACGTCTCCCCGTGGCGTGGCGGTGAATCCGGTAACCAACAAGGTCTACGTGACCAACTGGACCAGCAACAACGTAACGGTAATAGATGGGGCCACCAACGCCACCATCACCGTGGCGGCGGGGGCAAACCCCCGTGGCGTGGCGGTGAATCCGGTAACCAACAAAATCTACGTGACCAACTACGCCAGCGCCAACGTGACGGTGATAGACGGGGCCACCAATGATACCACCACCGTGGCGGCGGGGACAAGTCCCTATGCCGTGGCGTGCAACCCGGTAAGCAACAAAATCTATGTTGCGAATTACAGCGCCAACGTAACAGTGATAGACGGGGCCACCAATGGCACCACCACCGTGGCGGCGGGAACCAACCCCTATGCCGTGGCTTGCAACCCGGTAAGCAACAAAATCTATGTTGCGAATTACAGCAGCAACAACGTAACG contains:
- a CDS encoding YncE family protein, whose product is MKPTLSAALTALGAFFILAAPARADWATTTVPSGTQPYAVAVNPATNKIYVANRASNNVTVIDGATNATTTVVAGTSPRGVAVNPVTNKVYVTNWTSNNVTVIDGATNATITVAAGANPRGVAVNPVTNKIYVTNYASANVTVIDGATNDTTTVAAGTSPYAVACNPVSNKIYVANYSANVTVIDGATNGTTTVAAGTNPYAVACNPVSNKIYVANYSSNNVTVIDGATNDTTIVATGNAPYAVSCNPVTNNIYVANQSSNNVTVIDGATNDTTIVAAGNAPYAVSCNPVTNKIYVANYNSGNVTVIDGVTNATA